The Thalassotalea psychrophila genome window below encodes:
- the cmoA gene encoding carboxy-S-adenosyl-L-methionine synthase CmoA, translating to MSKHEKDLIYSSPKQTIADFRFDAQVVEVFPDMIKRSVPGYNTIIETIGELSARYAQDNTNIYDLGCSLGAASLAMRQNIIADSCNIISIDNSKEMVERCQIHVNAFKAKTPCMVKQGDILAEDMHNASVIVLNFTLQFIAPENRQTLLNNIAKALVPGGILVLSEKIYDEDPVCMDLLNDLHHNFKRANGYSDLEIAQKRAAIENVMKPDQLNTHLQHLNDAGFSHATPWFQCFNFFSLIAIK from the coding sequence ATGAGCAAGCACGAAAAAGATCTTATATATTCATCCCCAAAGCAAACAATTGCTGATTTTCGCTTCGATGCGCAAGTTGTAGAAGTGTTTCCTGACATGATCAAGCGTTCGGTTCCAGGTTACAACACTATCATTGAAACTATTGGTGAACTTAGCGCACGTTATGCACAAGATAACACCAACATTTATGATTTAGGCTGTTCCTTGGGCGCAGCAAGTTTAGCTATGCGACAAAATATTATTGCCGATAGTTGTAATATTATTTCTATTGATAACTCGAAAGAAATGGTCGAACGCTGTCAAATTCATGTAAACGCTTTTAAAGCAAAAACGCCATGCATGGTTAAACAAGGCGACATTTTAGCTGAAGACATGCATAACGCGTCAGTTATTGTTTTAAACTTCACCTTGCAGTTTATTGCTCCAGAAAATCGTCAAACACTGTTAAACAACATTGCCAAGGCCTTAGTACCCGGTGGTATATTAGTGTTATCAGAAAAAATTTATGATGAAGATCCTGTGTGTATGGATTTGCTCAATGATTTACATCACAACTTTAAACGAGCAAACGGCTACAGTGATTTAGAAATTGCGCAAAAGCGTGCCGCTATTGAAAATGTAATGAAGCCCGATCAGCTAAATACCCATTTACAACATTTAAACGATGCTGGCTTTAGTCATGCCACGCCATGGTTTCAATGTTTCAACTTTTTCTCTTTAATCGCCATCAAATAG
- the cmoB gene encoding tRNA 5-methoxyuridine(34)/uridine 5-oxyacetic acid(34) synthase CmoB: MKLFNKFYQQIAGNRLAHWLTCLPEQLSYWQKNDLHGEFSKWQKTIDALPDTSPSHVELKDSVTIGSASDISDGEQKRISNLLMNFKPWRKGPYHIHGVHIDTEWRSDFKWDRLKPHISDLKDRYVLDIGCGSGYHLWRMRGEGAKFVVGVDPTQLFMMQFRAMQHFIKDDNVNLLPIGVEHLPELKSFDTVFAMGVLYHRKSPIDFLQQLKAQLAPGGELVLETLVIEGDKHTVLVPGDRYAKMRNVWFLPSCEALVFWMQRLGFKNVRVVNTDQTAFEEQRQTPWMDTESLEDFLDPNDSSKTIEGHPAPLRAIIVANI; this comes from the coding sequence ATGAAATTATTTAATAAATTTTATCAACAAATCGCAGGTAACCGCTTAGCTCATTGGCTAACATGTTTACCCGAACAACTTAGCTATTGGCAAAAAAATGACTTGCATGGTGAATTTTCAAAATGGCAAAAAACCATTGATGCCCTACCAGACACTAGCCCCAGCCACGTTGAATTAAAAGACAGTGTGACTATTGGCTCAGCCAGTGATATCAGTGACGGTGAACAGAAGCGCATTAGCAATTTATTAATGAACTTTAAACCTTGGCGTAAAGGCCCATATCATATCCATGGCGTACATATAGATACAGAATGGCGTAGTGATTTTAAATGGGACCGTCTTAAGCCCCATATCAGCGATTTAAAAGACCGTTACGTGTTAGATATTGGTTGTGGTAGTGGCTATCACTTATGGCGTATGCGCGGTGAAGGGGCAAAATTTGTTGTCGGTGTTGATCCCACTCAGTTATTTATGATGCAATTTAGAGCAATGCAGCACTTCATTAAAGACGATAACGTTAACCTGTTACCCATAGGTGTTGAGCACTTACCTGAACTAAAGTCATTTGATACTGTGTTTGCCATGGGCGTGTTATATCATCGCAAATCACCAATCGATTTCTTACAACAACTTAAAGCACAATTAGCCCCTGGCGGTGAATTAGTCTTAGAAACCCTGGTTATTGAAGGCGATAAACATACGGTACTAGTACCGGGCGATCGATATGCTAAAATGCGTAATGTTTGGTTTTTACCAAGTTGTGAGGCCTTAGTGTTTTGGATGCAGCGCCTAGGTTTCAAAAATGTTCGTGTGGTAAATACTGATCAAACAGCCTTTGAAGAACAACGCCAAACGCCTTGGATGGATACAGAATCGTTAGAAGACTTCTTAGATCCTAACGATTCATCAAAAACAATCGAAGGCCACCCTGCTCCTCTTCGAGCAATCATTGTTGCAAATATTTAG
- a CDS encoding LysR family transcriptional regulator: protein MDKIFRAKTTIEQWRIFHAVVEYGSYAKASEALNKSQSSLNHAVAKLQTQLGLALLEVEGRQTKLTEAGSAMLRRSKKLLEDIQSIEDFADTLNGGWEAEITIACEVLYPKHRLLKALQEYWPQSHGSRLKITDEVISGSTEAIKNKTADIVLSPSTAEGFRGNHLCSTTLIPVCHNSHEILQQESISSEELARHLQIVISDTGKEKPDKGWLKAEKRWTVSSFYEASTILKQGIGFCWLPCHLIESEMNDGSLKAINLEGSAQIQVPVTLVIPDRDNAGPGVLLLEKIILDEHKSDRE, encoded by the coding sequence ATGGATAAAATCTTTCGTGCCAAAACTACCATAGAACAATGGCGAATTTTTCATGCTGTAGTTGAATATGGTAGCTATGCTAAAGCTAGTGAAGCACTTAACAAAAGCCAATCGTCATTAAACCATGCGGTAGCCAAATTACAAACACAGTTGGGTTTAGCATTATTAGAAGTTGAAGGTAGACAAACAAAGCTTACTGAAGCTGGTTCAGCAATGCTTCGTCGCTCTAAAAAATTACTAGAAGATATTCAATCAATTGAAGATTTTGCCGACACCTTAAATGGCGGTTGGGAGGCTGAAATCACCATCGCTTGTGAGGTCTTGTATCCTAAACATCGATTGTTAAAAGCGTTACAAGAATATTGGCCACAAAGTCATGGTAGTCGGTTAAAAATTACCGATGAAGTGATTTCAGGATCTACAGAAGCTATTAAAAATAAAACTGCAGATATTGTTTTAAGCCCAAGCACCGCAGAAGGATTTCGCGGTAATCACCTGTGTAGTACAACACTCATTCCTGTTTGCCATAATAGTCATGAAATTCTTCAGCAAGAATCTATCAGTAGTGAAGAGCTCGCCAGACATTTACAAATAGTGATCAGCGATACCGGTAAAGAAAAACCCGATAAAGGCTGGCTTAAAGCCGAAAAACGATGGACCGTGTCCAGTTTCTATGAAGCAAGTACCATATTGAAACAAGGCATTGGCTTTTGTTGGCTACCTTGTCACTTAATTGAAAGTGAAATGAATGATGGTAGTTTGAAAGCAATAAACCTTGAAGGCTCAGCCCAAATTCAAGTACCAGTAACCTTAGTTATTCCAGATAGAGATAACGCTGGCCCGGGCGTATTACTCCTTGAAAAAATCATTTTAGATGAACACAAATCGGATCGAGAATAA